One window of Pieris napi chromosome 1, ilPieNapi1.2, whole genome shotgun sequence genomic DNA carries:
- the LOC125051897 gene encoding esterase FE4-like — MNIILKILGVLVVCETVSSLLTPVVEISQGKLRGSRSLFGQNRYYNIPYAVAARFQKPKEPSKWHGIFDAIHSSLQLRCPQWRKFFVFGKEECLYLDVFSPEWATPRSKLPVMVYLHGGAYYMGAKNLYDPEFLVVKNTVVVTVNYRLGVLGFLCLNGISNLGLRDQVAALKWIQKNIAAFGGDTENVTLCGESAGASSAAFHLLSELSRGLFHKMILMSGTALSVWAFNQESTELAFKDASKISEVNSDEDVFKVFTEAPLETLIKATKDTSVNPRYFKYSPCVDSHNPDPFFRDTPYNIMKSGNFNSVPVMMGFTESEGSYFYGLLDESSVANLNDNFADMIPSLFSWCPNNRQQVATLLRSHYFGCGNITMNSVKNLVRFYSDWVAYAAILAFSKVLTKFSNQPVYNYLFAYEGDREFAKIFIRDLKGPVHAGELFYIFKPFGISMLLSTRDERFIVKFTTMMTNFMRYGNPTPKTSKLLPWPPATKNSSNIMVLDQKLSVLKQPYKRHTGEFFLNLLCTYGEVGYVPCDSSQICLKN; from the exons atgaatataatattgaaaatactAGGTGTACTTGTGGTATGTGAAACTGTGTCTAGTTTACTGACGCCGGTGGTGGAAATAAGTCAAGGCAAGTTGCGAGGATCGAGAAGCTTGTTCGGACAAAACCGGTATTATAACATACCTTATGCAGTTGCTGCCAGATTTCAG AAACCAAAGGAACCGTCAAAATGGCATGGAATATTCGATGCTATTCATAGCAGTCTACAACTGAGGTGTCCACAGTggaggaagttttttgttttcggAAAAGAAGAGTGCCTGTATCTCGATGTCTTCTCACCAGAGTGGGCAACACCAAGAAGCAAACTACCCGTCATGGTCTACCTCCACGGCGGCGCTTACTACATGGGTGCAAAAAATCTCTATGACCCAGAATTTCTAGTAGTCAAAAACACTGTCGTCGTTACGGTCAATTATCGGCTCGGCGTTCTTGGGTTCTTATGTTTAAATGGAATATCTAATTTGGGACTTCGAGACCAAGTCGCTGCTTTAAAGTGGATACAAAAGAATATTGCAGCATTCGGTGGCGATACAGAAAATGTCACCCTATGTGGGGAGAGTGCGGGTGCCAGCTCGGCGGCATTTCATCTACTTTCAGAACTAAGCAGAGGATTATTCCATAAAATGATTCTCATGAGTGGCACAGCCTTGTCCGTTTGGGCATTTAATCAAGAATCTACTGAACTAGCGTTTAAAGACGCGAGCAAAATTTCAGAAGTAAATTCAGATGAAgatgtttttaaagtttttacgGAAGCTCCACTCGAAACGTTAATAAAAGCCACCAAGGACACATCAGTTAATCCaagatatttcaaatattctcCATGCGTGGATTCTCACAATCCAGATCCGTTCTTCAGGGACACTCCATACAATATTATGAAATCGGGTAACTTTAATAGTGTCCCGGTTATGATGGGCTTCACTGAATCCGAAGGATCTTACTTCTATGGATTATTGGATGAGTCATCGGTCGCCAATCTCAATGACAACTTTGCCGATATGATACCATCATTGTTTTCATGGTGTCCCAACAATAGACAGCAAGTAGCAACACTTCTACGATCTCACTATTTTGGATGCGGTAACATTACAATGAATTCCGTAAAGAATTTGGTTCGATTTTATTCTGACTGGGTGGCGTATGCTGCTATTCTGGCATTCTCTAAAGTCTTAACTAAGTTTTCTAACCAACCAGTCTATAACTATTTATTCGCCTATGAGGGTGACAGAGAATTTGCGAAAATCTTTATAAGAGACCTTAAAGGCCCTGTCCATGCTGGAGAGTTGTTCTACATTTTCAAACCCTTCGGCATTTCAATGTTACTTTCCACGAGGGATGAAagatttattgttaaatttacTACGATGATGACAAACTTCATGAGATATGG GAATCCAACACCAAAGACTTCCAAGCTGCTACCATGGCCTCCTGCGACGAAAAACTCTTCAAACATTATGGTTCTAGATCAGAAACTCTCTGTTTTAAAGCAACCATATAAGCGTCACACCGGTGAGTTTTTCCTGAATCTGCTCTGCACATATGGAGAAGTTGGTTATGTACCCTGTGACAGTTCTCAAATAtgcttgaaaaattaa
- the LOC125051887 gene encoding juvenile hormone esterase-like, with protein MWKWLAFIWLIATKLLKEPGPVIRVKDGLLRGRTSGDGNFYQYFGIPYGTVDQTNRFQAPLPPIKWKGIFEAINENTRCPQKMFGPIIAGTEDCLKLNIYTPITAVSHLRAVMVYIHGGCFFEGIGSAFLYGPDYFVENDVIFVGINYRLNVEGFLCLGIKEAPGNAGLKDQIAALRWVKENIAAFGGNPNNITIFGESAGSVSVSHHIMSPASRGLFSRAILQSGSSLAPWGLQHDPINTARNLAKEFGYYGKDPLEIYRTLSNRSTEELINAIKLKENKNYITAEILFAPCVESAIPGVEPVITEHPLDTIISGNYTKVPMIIGYNNQEGIYFVAKDFGTSLKQKPNDILHGDLEFPSELSKNASMEEINEYYFSSGKEDLIMDMINLYSDLHFKYPAVIESELYARTSDQPIYYYLFKYSGYINMPKIISLFGFVQGASHADELFYLFKPHTFPLPTRILETQMIKRMVTLWTNFAKYGEPTPNTSPLLPVKWQPSQAWNPTALVIDRHLTTGPLWDEGSVSLWNKTYIKYRRKRYGFR; from the exons ATGTGGAAGTGGTTAGCGTTCATATGGTTGATCGCAACAAAATTGCTGAAGGAGCCAGGGCCCGTGATAAGAGTGAAAGATGGACTGCTCCGAGGCAGGACTAGTGGGGATGGCAACTTCTATCAGTATTTCGGGATTCCTTATGGAACTGTGGATCAGACCAATCGTTTTCaa GCACCCCTGCCACCAATAAAATGGAAAGGGATCTTCGAAGCTATCAATGAGAACACGAGATGTCCCCAAAAGATGTTTGGTCCTATTATCGCCGGCACTGAAGATTGCCTCAAACTAAATATCTACACGCCCATAACCGCCGTTTCACATTTACGTGCTGTGATGGTTTACATCCACGGGGGATGCTTTTTTGAAGGAATAGGAAGTGCTTTTTTATACGGGCCTGATTACTTTGTAGAAAATGACGTCATCTTTGTTGGCATCAATTATAGACTGAACGTCGAAGGATTTCTCTGTTTGGGTATTAAAGAAGCGCCGGGCAACGCCGGCCTGAAGGACCAAATAGCAGCTCTTAGATgggttaaagaaaatatcgcTGCATTCGGTGGTAACCccaataatataacaatatttggTGAGAGTGCTGGTTCCGTGTCTGTATCACATCACATTATGTCTCCCGCTTCTAGAGGACTTTTTAGTAGAGCAATCTTACAGAGTGGCTCTTCATTGGCGCCCTGGGGTCTTCAACACGATCCTATTAATACCGCTAGAAATTTAGCTAAAGAATTCGGATACTATGGCAAAGATCCTCTTGAGATTTATAGGACTCTATCAAATAGAAGTACTGAAGAGTTAAttaatgcaataaaattaaaagaaaataagaattatataaCTGCAGAGATACTATTTGCACCGTGTGTTGAAAGTGCAATTCCTGGAGTAGAGCCTGTAATCACTGAACATCCCTTGGACACTATTATTTCCGGTAATTACACTAAAGTTCCTATGATAATAGGGTACAATAACCAAGaaggtatatattttgtagcgAAAGATTTTGGAAccagtttaaaacaaaaacccaATGATATTTTACATGGAGACCTAGAATTTCCATCAGAATTGAGCAAAAACGCAAGTATGGAAGAGATAAATGAATACTACTTTTCATCGGGGAAAGAGGATTTAATTATGGAcatgattaatttatattcggATCTGCATTTTAAATACCCAGCCGTGATTGAATCCGAATTGTACGCGAGGACGAGCGACCAACCCATTTATTACTACTTATTTAAGTACAGCGGGTATATCAACATGCCGAAGATTATCTCACTCTTCGGGTTTGTGCAAGGGGCGTCTCATGCAGATgagcttttttatttgttcaaaCCGCATACTTTCCCATTGCCGACTCGCATTCTAGAAACCCAAATGATAAAACGAATGGTCACATTGTGGACTAACTTCGCGAAATACGG cgaACCAACGCCGAACACATCGCCTCTCTTACCTGTAAAGTGGCAGCCCAGCCAGGCTTGGAACCCCACAGCCTTGGTCATTGACCGACACCTAACCACTGGCCCTCTCTGGGATGAGGGCTCCGTGTCTCTATGGAATAAAACTTACATTAAGTACAGGAGGAAACGTTACGGATTTCGATAA
- the LOC125050169 gene encoding esterase FE4-like, which translates to MIKLRRILIALMAVSYSAAHLPTLPIRISSGLLRGTVALDNSHVRYHGIPYAVANRFQSPKPAPKWEGIFDAINEYSRCPQRFLSFVIGNEDCLTLNVYAPIKRRNRPYPVMVFIHGGGFRDGSGSPYIYGPEFLVNHNVILVTFNYRLEVLGFLCLGIKEAQGNMGLKDQVEALRWVRKNIIAFGGDPDNVTIFGESAGSASVLYHILSPMSKGLFHKAILESGSAMSFWATQFNPKDIAFRLAQQLKYNTTDVYEVLDIFKEKTAAELLSTRVPRSNGDIVQSENIFVPCIENSIPGTEAFLTDSPYVVLNSGKFNKVPVIIGFNNAEGYMFVGKENTTTKSMFNFLDSLPRDLQFPDSSARLETAENLKNIYSSKQNSSDVSVDSLVKYEGDAGIRFPVVSTTDLLIKNSGEPVFSYKFSYSGLLNLVKIFYGFGTSPGASHGDELPYIFKIEGFWPIAKLEMKMIDIMTTMWSNFAKYSNPIPFKTAQLPVKWEPATLKEPHQLVINTRMSTAPLWEDEALLLWNETYSKYRKLN; encoded by the exons atgataaaattaagaagaatCTTGATAGCATTGATGGCGGTGTCCTACTCAGCAGCCCATCTGCCAACGCTACCAATTCGAATCTCCAGTGGCCTACTTCGTGGAACTGTTGCTCTGGATAATTCGCATGTTAGATATCACGGTATACCTTATGCCGTTGCAAATAGATTTCAG AGTCCAAAACCAGCACCAAAATGGGAAGGAATTTTTGATGCTATCAATGAATACAGTCGATGTCCACAacgatttttaagttttgttataGGAAATGAGGACTGTCTTACTCTTAATGTTTACGCTCCAATAAAGCGAAGAAATCGGCCTTACCCCGTGATGGTATTTATACACGGCGGAGGCTTCAGAGATGGATCTGGATCACCTTATATATACGGACCAGAATTTTTGGTCAACCATAATGTTATTCTGGTCACATTTAATTATCGTCTTGAAGTTTTGGGTTTTCTTTGCCTGGGCATAAAGGAAGCTCAAGGAAATATGGGCTTAAAGGATCAAGTGGAAGCTCTACGTTGGgtgagaaaaaatataatagcttTTGGAGGTGATCCCGATAATGTTACAATATTTGGTGAGAGTGCAGGTTCCGCTTCTGTGCTCTATCATATCTTATCACCAATGTCCAAAGGTTTATTTCATAAAGCTATATTAGAAAGTGGTTCTGCGATGTCATTTTGGGCGACACAGTTTAACCCTAAGGATATAGCGTTTCGCCTTGCACAACAATTGAAATACAACACGACGGATGTATATGAAGTCTTGGATATTTTCAAAGAGAAAACTGCAGCGGAGTTACTTAGCACAAGGGTGCCTAGATCTAATGGAGATATAGTGCAATcggaaaatatatttgtccctTGTATTGAGAATTCGATTCCTGGAACTGAAGCGTTTTTAACAGATAGCCCCTATGTTGTACTTAATAGCggcaaatttaataaagtgcCTGTAATAATTGGATTTAATAACGCAGAAGGATATATGTTTGTGGGAAAGGAAAATACAACAACTAAGTCTATGTTTAACTTCCTTGACTCGCTACCTCGAGATTTACAATTTCCGGATAGTAGTGCAAGGTTAGAGACTGcagaaaatctaaaaaatatatattcttccAAACAAAATAGTTCAGATGTCAGTGTAGACAGCTTAGTTAAATATGAAGGTGATGCTGGAATTAGATTTCCTGTCGTATCTACAACGgatttgttgataaaaaattctGGGGAACCAGTATTTTCTTACAAGTTTTCATACAGcggtttattaaatttagtaaagATATTTTACGGATTTGGTACAAGCCCTGGTGCATCACACGGTGACGAGCTcccttatatatttaaaatagaagGTTTTTGGCCAATAGCAAAATTAGAGATGAAAATGATTGATATAATGACAACTATGTGGAGCAATTTTGCAAAGTATAG TAATCCAATCCCATTCAAGACGGCGCAGCTTCCAGTAAAGTGGGAACCGGCGACCCTCAAGGAACCCCATCAGTTAGTCATTAATACGCGCATGTCTACCGCGCCTTTATGGGAAGATGAGGCTTTATTACTATGGAATGAAACCTACTCCAAATAcagaaagttaaattaa
- the LOC125050160 gene encoding cholinesterase 2-like: MGVQWRWVVLSSLWLAQLVKQPTPIISVSSGLLRGTVSTDGTHLRYNGIPYALITERFQDPQPAPKWEGVLDAVNENVRCAQRFSKTWITGNEDCLTLNVYTPLDLNRKAYPVMVYIHGGGFRDGSGSPFLYGPEYLVKNGVILVTLNYRLEVLGFLCLGIKEAPGNMGLKDQVEALRWVKQNIKQFNGDPDNITLFGESAGSASVLYHIVSPMSKNLFNRAIMQSGSAISPWSMQLEPIKTAFKLAEQMGYKPKDVYEVLQIFKKKSIMELLGTRVPRREGDTILSENIFVPCIEEVLNGREQMITDSPYNIIRNGSFNKVPIMMGFNSAEGFMFVGKENDTTISKFNVFDSLPRDLEFPTALDKITTSQKLTNVYFGNLENTRGALDLLAKYEGDAGIVYPVIFTADLLIRNMDKPVFVYKFARDGWMNLLKLLYGFVRYSGATHADELFYLFKPEVTLPMSFLEQNVIHKMTTMWTNFAKFENPIPWINKEFLIKWEPINPIKPELLVIDTEFSKETLWNDEGILLWNQTYKEFRRKK, translated from the exons ATGGGAGTGCAGTGGCGTTGGGTTGTACTATCTTCGTTGTGGCTGGCACAGCTCGTAAAGCAGCCCACGCCCATAATTAGCGTTTCCTCGGGTCTGCTGCGTGGCACCGTCTCAACAGACGGCACGCATCTTCGCTACAATGGCATTCCATATGCTTTGATCACGGAAAGGTTCCAG gATCCTCAACCAGCTCCAAAATGGGAGGGAGTACTTGACGCGGTAAATGAAAATGTTAGATGCGCACAAAGATTCTCAAAAACATGGATTACCGGAAATGAAGACTGTCttacattaaatgtttatacacCTCtagatttaaatagaaaagcCTATCCCGTTATGGTTTACATCCACGGTGGAGGCTTCCGAGATGGATCTGGCTCACCATTTTTGTACGGACCTGAATATCTCGTCAAAAATGGcgttattttagttactttaaattatagacTAGAAGTGCTTGGCTTCCTATGTTTAGGTATCAAAGAAGCACCTGGAAACATGGGACTGAAAGACCAGGTAGAAGCTCTTCGTTGGGTGaagcaaaatattaaacaatttaatggtGATCCTGATaacattactttatttggAGAAAGTGCTGGATCGGCGTCAGTTTTATATCATATAGTATCACCAATGtctaaaaacttatttaatagaGCTATAATGCAAAGTGGTTCAGCTATTTCACCCTGGAGCATGCAATTGGAGCCTATAAAAACAGCCTTCAAACTTGCCGAACAAATGGGTTATAAACCAAAAGACGTTTATGAAGTTTtgcaaatatttaagaaaaaatcaaTCATGGAACTGTTAGGCACGCGTGTACCCAGACGTGAAGGAGATACAATTCTctcagaaaatatttttgtccCATGTATTGAAGAAGTTTTAAACGGCAGGGAGCAAATGATAACGGACAGCCCATATAACATAATACGAAATGGTAGTTTTAATAAGGTACCTATAATGATGGGGTTTAATAGCGCCGAAGGATTCATGTTTGTTGGAAAAGAAAATGATACAACTATATCTAAGTTCAATGTTTTTGATTCCTTACCGAGAGACTTGGAGTTTCCAACTGCGTTAGATAAAATTACGACATCGCAGAAGTTaacaaatgtatattttgGAAATTTGGAAAATACAAGAGGCGCTTTAGATTTATTAGCAAAATATGAAGGAGACGCGGGTATAGTTTATCCTGTGATATTTACTGCTGACCTTTTGATTAGAAATATGGATAAACCTGTCTTTGTATATAAGTTTGCACGTGATGGCTGGATGAATTTATTGAAGTTGCTTTATGGTTTCGTGAGATATTCTGGTGCAACACATGCTGatgaactattttatttatttaaaccagAAGTAACATTACCTATGTCATTTTTAGAACAAAACGTTATACACAAAATGACAACTATGTGGACAAACTTCGCTAAATTCGA AAACCCTATCCCGTGGATAAACAAGGAATTCTTAATCAAATGGGAACCCATAAATCCGATAAAGCCAGAACTATTGGTCATTGATACTGAATTTTCAAAAGAAACTCTTTGGAACGATGAAGGAATATTACTCTGGAACCAAACTTACAAGGAatttagaagaaaaaaataa
- the LOC125050149 gene encoding esterase E4-like, protein MGWRWLVLWSLWLAGFVRQPTLPLRISSGILRGSVSPDGTHLHYNGIPYALVTQRFQKPGPEPSWDGIFEAIHENIRCPQRIGKTLVVGQEDCLTLNVNTPVNVDAGSLLPVMIYIHGGGYFDGSGNSVVYGPNNLINKGVILVTINYRLNIQGFVCLGIKEAPGNAGMKDQVAALQWVQRNIKAFGGDPDNVTLFGESAGSSSVSFHILSPMSKGLFHKAILQSGSSISPWALQYRPVYMTSLLTKVMLHNTENAVELYNILMNKTDAELVVTRVPRKEGNTIISELLYAPCVEEEINGEEPFLIEHPHDILSKGKYNKVPVMIGMTSNEGYLFANMENDTVIPKIDVTKSLPKDLLITSDKERCEVGNTLKEIYKFDSNISSSNFLNLAKFYGEVFFSYSIIQETELYLKTNTEPVYSYIFNYSGNRNFLKNSLREPFSSAPGATHADELFYIFSQYLIPNLFENQMIEKVTTMWTNFAKYGEPTPETTELLPLKWHPSTKASPHSLVIDSQFSIVPMGTSESIKYLRRIYAKYRRKQTRDL, encoded by the exons ATGGGGTGGCGGTGGCTAGTGCTTTGGTCGCTGTGGCTGGCAGGGTTTGTGCGCCAGCCCACACTGCCTCTGCGTATTTCTTCGGGGATTTTGCGAGGATCTGTGTCCCCAGACGGCACGCATTTGCACTACAACGGCATACCTTATGCTTTAGTCACACAGAGATTTCAG AAACCTGGTCCTGAACCTTCTTGGGACGGTATATTTGAAGCGATTCATGAAAATATTCGATGTCCACAAAGGATCGGTAAAACCCTTGTTGTTGGCCAGGAAGACTGCTTGACCCTTAACGTTAACACCCCAGTTAACGTAGATGCAGGCTCCCTTTTACCAGTAATGATTTACATCCACGGAGGTGGATATTTCGACGGTTCCGGAAATAGCGTCGTCTATGGGCCCAATAATCTTATAAACAAAGGCGTCATTCTAGTCACcataaattatagattaaaCATTCAaggttttgtttgtttggGTATCAAAGAAGCGCCCGGTAATGCTGGTATGAAAGATCAAGTAGCAGCCTTGCAATGGGTGCAGCGAAATATAAAAGCTTTTGGTGGAGACCCAGATAATGTTACTTTGTTCGGTGAAAGCGCTGGCTCCTCTTCGGTTTCGTTTCATATTCTTTCACCAATGTCAAAAGGCCTCTTTCATAAAGCTATATTACAAAGTGGATCATCTATATCACCTTGGGCCTTACAATATCGACCTGTTTACATGACAAGCTTACTAACAAAAGTAATGCTTCATAACACCGAGAATGCTGTTGAgttgtacaatattttaatgaataaaactgATGCAGAATTAGTTGTCACAAGAGTTCCTAGAAAAGAAGGTAATACAATAATCTCAGAATTGCTTTATGCGCCTTGCGTAGAAGAAGAAATCAATGGTGAAGAGCCATTTCTAATAGAACACCCTCATGATATATTGTCTAAGGGAAAGTATAATAAAGTGCCAGTGATGATTGGCATGACCAGCAATGAAGgatatttatttgcaaatatGGAAAATGACACGGTAATACCTAAAATAGATGTAACAAAGTCTCTGCctaaagatttattaataacatcgGATAAGGAGCGCTGTGAAGTGGGAAACACATTAAAAGAAATCTACAAGTTCGATAGTAACATATCTTCGTCTAATTTTCTGAATCTAGCAAAGTTTTACGGCGAAGTATTCTTTAGTTATTCAATAATACAAGAAACAGAGTTATATTTAAAGACCAACACAGAACCAGTAtacagttatatttttaattatagtggTAACAGAAATTTCCTAAAGAATTCACTTAGAGAACCGTTCTCTAGTGCTCCGGGAGCGACACATGCAGACGaactattttatatctttagtCAATATCTCATCCCCAATTTGTTTGAGAATCAGATGATTGAAAAGGTGACAACTATGTGGACTAATTTTGCTAAATACGG AGAGCCAACACCAGAAACGACAGAACTGCTTCCATTAAAATGGCATCCATCTACGAAGGCTTCTCCACATTCGTTGGTGATCGACTCACAATTTAGTATAGTGCCAATGGGAACCAGTGaatctattaaatatttaagaagaATTTATGCTAAGTACAGAAGAAAACAAACCCgtgatttataa